A window from Leuconostoc mesenteroides subsp. mesenteroides encodes these proteins:
- a CDS encoding MarR family transcriptional regulator gives MDIKDMIQNFSGTREKEIRGIFASIIILQNRLQTIFDKSDDFLTLKQFMLLTMIIYSDDKTTFTRLGELIGSSRQNVKNLAKCLEEKGFIIIEHEAKNKRNTEIKLTLKAKKYSVIISEMHQKKLNSIFSDYTDEEIQTFYKIIMKLYGGVTRTEEEIKG, from the coding sequence ATGGACATTAAAGATATGATTCAAAACTTTTCCGGTACAAGAGAAAAAGAAATCAGAGGAATTTTTGCTAGTATAATAATATTACAAAATCGTTTACAGACAATCTTTGATAAATCAGATGATTTTCTTACACTGAAGCAATTTATGTTACTCACAATGATTATTTATTCTGATGATAAAACAACGTTCACAAGGCTAGGGGAACTTATAGGGTCTTCAAGACAAAATGTTAAAAATCTGGCAAAATGTCTTGAGGAAAAAGGTTTTATCATTATTGAACATGAAGCTAAGAATAAAAGAAATACTGAAATAAAATTAACTCTAAAGGCAAAAAAGTATTCTGTAATCATTTCAGAAATGCATCAAAAAAAATTAAATAGTATATTTTCTGATTACACTGATGAAGAGATTCAGACATTTTACAAGATAATAATGAAATTGTACGGTGGAGTAACGAGAACCGAAGAGGAAATTAAGGGGTAA
- a CDS encoding MATE family efflux transporter, which translates to MEDNYLIKRNPSRALLVFSIPIILGGLFQQAYTMVDSALVGQFVGEKALAAIGSSFALTTVFICIAMGGGVGASVIVSKHFGSKNYVKMKETVWTSLISFLILSIVLSIFGIIFGEQILLLLNTPSDVLNMALLFLRIYFVGLPFLFMYNIIASIFNSLGKSKIPLYFLIFSSIVNVILDLIFIIQFNLGVQGAAWATLIAQGLSAILSFFYLVKQLQNFNTEYYHFFDTHTLKKISNIALPSIFQQSTVSIGMLLLQSVVNGFGSEVLAGYTAAMRIESLLIVPMASLGTSISSFVAQNIGANDYKRVLAGFKSAAMIIIICALLCFLIIDIFDEKLILIFLGSKGTQTAVSTGYKCLNFMMYFYVFFGFKNITDGLLRGAGDMKIFTIANIINLFIRVFGAVTFAPIYGVAVVWFAVPVGWFVNWVLSYVRYKSGNWQNLLEN; encoded by the coding sequence GTGGAAGATAATTATTTAATCAAAAGGAATCCGAGTAGAGCATTATTGGTATTTTCGATACCTATTATTCTAGGAGGGTTATTTCAGCAAGCATATACAATGGTGGACTCTGCCCTTGTAGGACAATTTGTTGGAGAAAAAGCGTTGGCTGCTATTGGCTCTTCCTTCGCTCTAACAACGGTCTTTATTTGTATTGCTATGGGTGGGGGTGTTGGCGCATCAGTAATCGTTTCTAAACATTTTGGCTCAAAAAATTATGTAAAAATGAAAGAAACAGTTTGGACTTCATTAATTAGTTTCTTGATTTTGAGTATAGTTCTCAGTATCTTTGGTATTATTTTTGGTGAACAGATATTACTTCTTCTAAATACGCCAAGTGATGTTTTAAACATGGCACTTCTCTTTTTAAGAATTTATTTTGTTGGTTTACCTTTTCTGTTTATGTACAACATAATTGCTTCAATTTTCAACTCTTTGGGTAAATCCAAAATACCTTTATATTTTTTGATATTTTCGTCGATAGTTAATGTCATATTGGATCTGATTTTTATTATCCAATTCAATCTTGGTGTGCAAGGTGCCGCATGGGCAACCTTAATTGCGCAAGGTTTATCTGCCATTTTGTCCTTTTTTTACTTGGTTAAGCAATTGCAAAACTTCAATACAGAATATTATCATTTTTTTGATACGCATACTCTAAAAAAAATATCCAATATAGCTTTACCTTCAATATTTCAGCAGTCAACGGTATCAATTGGTATGCTATTGCTTCAATCCGTAGTAAATGGCTTTGGATCAGAGGTTTTAGCAGGGTATACTGCTGCAATGAGAATTGAATCATTGCTGATTGTGCCAATGGCAAGCTTAGGTACCTCAATTTCATCATTTGTTGCTCAAAATATTGGCGCAAATGATTATAAACGAGTATTGGCCGGATTTAAATCAGCAGCTATGATTATTATAATTTGTGCTTTGTTATGTTTCTTAATTATTGATATCTTCGATGAAAAATTAATTTTAATTTTCTTAGGTTCTAAAGGAACACAAACTGCTGTAAGTACAGGGTATAAGTGTTTAAATTTTATGATGTATTTTTACGTTTTCTTTGGTTTTAAAAATATCACTGACGGGCTTCTTCGTGGAGCAGGGGACATGAAAATATTTACCATTGCAAATATTATTAATCTTTTTATTCGAGTTTTTGGAGCAGTTACCTTTGCACCAATTTATGGCGTTGCAGTGGTTTGGTTTGCTGTGCCAGTTGGTTGGTTTGTCAATTGGGTTCTTTCATACGTACGTTATAAAAGTGGTAATTGGCAAAATTTGTTAGAAAATTAA
- a CDS encoding prolyl-tRNA editing protein, giving the protein MEYATEKTALSLLDELSIQYERIEHSTVWHMDDQNSPKDLPKVKNLFLKLKKSNQFYLYLTTEKPVDFKSLATQLEVSRSKLTFADEDELENVLHVVSGIVTPLALPYDKNHLVTVLLDHSLQTLPSVSAHPNVNNATLIFSYSDLQKILNSLGYTPLIIE; this is encoded by the coding sequence ATGGAATACGCAACAGAAAAAACTGCTTTAAGCTTACTCGATGAGCTCAGCATCCAATACGAAAGGATTGAACATAGTACAGTTTGGCATATGGATGACCAAAATTCACCAAAGGACCTGCCAAAAGTCAAAAATTTATTTTTAAAACTTAAAAAAAGTAATCAATTTTATTTATATTTGACTACTGAAAAACCTGTTGATTTCAAGAGTTTGGCGACTCAGTTAGAAGTGAGTCGAAGTAAATTAACCTTTGCTGATGAAGATGAGCTGGAAAATGTATTACATGTAGTATCTGGAATTGTGACACCGCTAGCGTTACCTTATGATAAAAATCATCTGGTTACAGTTTTACTAGATCATAGTTTACAAACATTACCGTCTGTTTCTGCTCATCCAAACGTTAATAATGCTACGTTAATTTTTTCTTATTCAGATTTACAAAAGATATTAAATTCATTGGGGTATACACCATTAATCATTGAATAA
- a CDS encoding ATP-binding cassette domain-containing protein produces MEVKNYSVSFGSRQLSTHVDITFSNSKMNIVMGANGTGKSTLLDFIAGVGPKGAVGQKVEIPAYQEIAYQLQQVHFFPTLTVAQTIAFYSKLSNKPKSKIYENAHTVRSNLLSPIWNTKMGQLSGGERQIVLTYGQCLLNKEVYIFDEPTSGVDETNASIILSMINDLIINDHKIVILTSHHSDQLKQFDLNLITL; encoded by the coding sequence GTGGAAGTAAAGAATTATTCTGTGTCATTTGGTAGTCGTCAGCTCTCAACGCATGTAGATATAACATTTTCAAATAGTAAAATGAATATTGTTATGGGTGCTAACGGAACCGGTAAAAGTACGCTACTAGACTTTATAGCTGGCGTAGGACCCAAAGGAGCTGTTGGTCAAAAAGTAGAAATACCTGCCTATCAAGAAATTGCCTATCAACTACAACAAGTACATTTTTTCCCAACGCTGACAGTTGCGCAAACTATTGCATTTTATAGCAAGCTCAGTAACAAACCTAAATCGAAAATATATGAAAACGCACACACTGTGAGAAGTAATTTATTAAGCCCAATTTGGAATACTAAAATGGGGCAATTATCTGGTGGTGAACGACAAATTGTTTTAACGTACGGTCAGTGTTTATTAAATAAAGAAGTTTACATTTTTGATGAGCCGACAAGTGGCGTAGATGAAACCAATGCATCCATTATTTTGAGTATGATCAATGACCTGATTATCAATGATCACAAGATTGTCATTCTGACTTCTCATCATTCTGATCAATTAAAACAATTTGATTTAAACTTGATAACGTTGTAA
- a CDS encoding MerR family transcriptional regulator — MTYSINEMSELTGLSKYTLRYYEKEKLIPLVKRNSSGHRIYNQKDVEWIEFLINIKQTGMSIENIRQFAEMKFDPKTMLLRKQMLLSHRDSIIQQEKQLQDALGMIDKKLELYLSIEQNAKL; from the coding sequence ATGACCTATTCGATTAATGAGATGAGTGAACTAACAGGATTAAGCAAATATACGTTACGATATTATGAGAAAGAAAAATTAATACCATTGGTTAAGCGAAATAGCAGTGGTCATCGAATATATAATCAGAAGGACGTAGAATGGATTGAATTTTTAATTAATATCAAACAAACTGGTATGTCTATTGAAAATATAAGACAATTTGCAGAGATGAAGTTTGATCCAAAAACTATGTTACTAAGAAAGCAAATGTTATTAAGTCATCGAGATAGCATCATCCAACAGGAAAAACAATTGCAAGATGCATTAGGTATGATTGACAAAAAGTTAGAATTATATCTAAGTATTGAGCAGAATGCTAAATTGTAA
- a CDS encoding helix-turn-helix domain-containing protein, producing MNRIRAYRKAKKMSQYELAQAIGVARQTINLIENDKYNPSLSLCLKLAHVLETDLNALFWEEDNED from the coding sequence ATGAATCGTATTAGAGCATATCGCAAAGCAAAAAAAATGTCGCAATACGAATTAGCGCAAGCAATTGGGGTAGCGAGACAGACCATTAATTTGATTGAAAATGATAAGTATAATCCATCATTATCGCTTTGTTTAAAATTAGCTCATGTGCTGGAAACTGATTTAAATGCACTTTTCTGGGAGGAAGACAATGAAGACTAA
- a CDS encoding DUF3278 domain-containing protein, with protein sequence MKTKETLATKLIKRFYGVQGVLDEYRRQELYKIGNTGFMVMFYYALISNFIVLFVFSLDNYKHTEDILMWYISANMIFLICGICGYVIFMTKRKHLIENEVEVQDIKSQKSRLIYVSIRQGIFFGIVTFILDGMMSPHFSDLTSQHAIWAHIIEGTFFGVGMYFFQRMNLKKVQ encoded by the coding sequence ATGAAGACTAAAGAAACATTAGCAACAAAATTAATCAAACGGTTTTATGGCGTTCAAGGGGTATTAGATGAATATCGACGGCAAGAACTTTATAAAATTGGTAATACCGGTTTTATGGTCATGTTTTATTATGCCTTAATTAGTAACTTTATTGTTTTATTCGTTTTTAGTCTCGATAATTACAAACATACAGAAGACATCTTAATGTGGTATATTAGCGCAAATATGATATTTTTAATTTGTGGCATTTGTGGGTATGTTATTTTTATGACAAAACGAAAGCATCTAATTGAAAATGAAGTAGAAGTACAAGATATTAAGAGTCAGAAAAGTCGTTTAATTTATGTATCAATAAGACAGGGTATTTTTTTTGGTATAGTCACTTTTATTCTTGATGGTATGATGTCTCCTCATTTTAGTGACTTAACATCGCAGCACGCAATATGGGCCCATATTATTGAGGGTACTTTCTTTGGTGTAGGCATGTACTTTTTTCAAAGAATGAATTTAAAGAAAGTACAGTAA
- a CDS encoding Rgg/GadR/MutR family transcriptional regulator — protein MFSLINKVIHWPDQITSMEKQNNNTIIFTIFVSRFFKLLEKMHVSQAEFEFLLLENNENYLSKRIKLIDNQAITKKLIQDFYKTIKKDQTEKCGDNTPEFLLILANSLLLLLNQEVKEWPSHELYVLAKPVRDYLLGVETWGIYELQIFTLTSFMLPADILYLLTKLAIKRVQLYEHSLLNIQTRLMHVVWTSFSTLVYEQPASAYKLINIAENYLMNHVDVTEKITLIFNKGWYDIETGNITKGVRQSNTAIDIYNSLGYTEKANSLRTQLEHHIKRQEDKKQGYKSDGSRVISIFI, from the coding sequence ATGTTTTCTTTGATTAACAAAGTGATACATTGGCCTGATCAGATAACAAGTATGGAGAAACAAAATAATAATACAATCATATTTACTATTTTTGTTTCACGTTTTTTTAAATTGTTAGAAAAGATGCATGTAAGCCAAGCTGAATTTGAATTCTTACTTCTGGAAAATAATGAGAACTATTTATCTAAACGTATCAAATTAATTGATAACCAAGCAATTACTAAAAAATTGATTCAAGATTTTTATAAAACAATAAAAAAAGACCAAACAGAAAAATGTGGAGATAATACGCCCGAATTTCTATTAATCTTAGCGAACAGTCTACTTTTGCTGTTAAATCAGGAGGTTAAGGAATGGCCTAGCCATGAATTATATGTGTTAGCTAAACCAGTACGGGATTATTTACTTGGTGTTGAAACCTGGGGTATTTATGAATTACAAATATTCACATTAACATCATTCATGTTGCCAGCTGATATTTTATATTTATTAACAAAGTTAGCGATTAAACGAGTACAACTTTATGAACACTCATTATTAAACATTCAAACACGATTAATGCATGTCGTTTGGACATCATTTTCGACGTTGGTATATGAGCAGCCCGCATCAGCATATAAATTAATTAATATTGCCGAAAACTATTTAATGAATCATGTAGATGTAACTGAAAAAATTACATTAATCTTCAATAAAGGTTGGTATGACATCGAGACTGGAAATATCACAAAAGGCGTTCGCCAATCTAATACAGCTATAGATATTTATAATTCATTGGGTTATACGGAAAAAGCTAACAGTTTACGTACACAGCTAGAACATCATATAAAAAGACAAGAGGATAAAAAGCAAGGGTATAAATCTGATGGATCACGAGTAATTTCAATATTCATTTAA
- a CDS encoding DUF2992 family protein, whose translation MYQNSNSLSLTIIFDQPFYVGIFEQRTGDIYEISKINLGTSEPRDSLIYELLIKNWHHVHFKTVTIANNERIQKKVSPKRMQRLAKKALTAGLSTKAQEAIKLAQTAKKLEKKKHKSLKHQEIKEQRYLLSQKKKSEKRRGH comes from the coding sequence ATGTACCAAAATAGTAATTCTTTATCGTTGACCATTATTTTTGATCAACCTTTTTATGTTGGAATTTTTGAACAACGAACTGGCGATATTTATGAAATTTCAAAAATAAATTTAGGTACTTCAGAACCGCGAGACAGTTTAATTTATGAACTTTTAATTAAAAACTGGCATCATGTTCACTTTAAAACAGTGACTATAGCAAATAACGAGCGAATTCAAAAAAAGGTCAGCCCTAAAAGAATGCAGCGTTTAGCAAAGAAAGCTTTAACAGCCGGGCTTAGCACTAAAGCACAAGAAGCTATTAAACTAGCGCAGACTGCTAAAAAACTTGAAAAAAAGAAACATAAATCATTAAAACATCAAGAAATAAAAGAGCAACGTTACTTATTATCGCAGAAAAAGAAATCAGAAAAACGCAGAGGTCATTAG
- a CDS encoding NAD(P)H-binding protein has protein sequence MKILVIGANGRVGQKLVKYLSNQNHKVLAGLRHPKSSPKLKNIDAIPFDLHDSVEELSAQLQGIDVIYFVAGSRGKDLLQTDAFGAVKSMAVAENIGASRFIMLSSSYSLEPQKWQSPEMNSLLNYNIAKFFADNYLINQTQLKYTIVQATALIDGPATGKISIDTASKSKNSIENVAWTLANVIEHDSTIKKVFRMSDGNTPIADALSSL, from the coding sequence ATGAAAATATTAGTTATTGGTGCAAATGGACGTGTTGGTCAAAAATTAGTTAAATACTTATCAAATCAGAATCACAAAGTTTTAGCTGGATTACGTCACCCTAAATCGTCACCTAAACTAAAAAATATTGACGCAATCCCTTTTGATTTGCACGATAGTGTTGAAGAATTATCTGCACAATTGCAAGGAATTGATGTTATTTATTTTGTAGCTGGATCTCGGGGAAAGGACTTACTACAAACTGATGCATTTGGTGCCGTAAAATCAATGGCGGTCGCTGAAAATATTGGTGCTTCGCGTTTTATTATGCTTAGTTCTTCCTATTCCTTAGAACCCCAAAAATGGCAAAGTCCTGAAATGAATAGCTTATTGAACTATAATATTGCTAAATTTTTTGCAGATAATTACTTAATTAATCAGACACAATTGAAATATACGATTGTACAAGCTACAGCTTTAATTGATGGTCCCGCAACTGGCAAAATTAGCATCGATACAGCTTCAAAATCTAAAAATTCAATTGAAAATGTGGCTTGGACACTTGCTAATGTGATTGAACATGATTCAACAATTAAAAAAGTTTTTAGAATGAGCGACGGTAACACACCGATTGCTGATGCATTATCTAGCCTGTAA